Below is a genomic region from Oncorhynchus keta strain PuntledgeMale-10-30-2019 unplaced genomic scaffold, Oket_V2 Un_contig_16903_pilon_pilon, whole genome shotgun sequence.
TGCATCCTACAGACCATAGCCTGTCTTCATAACGTCAGTGTAACCAGATGTGTAAAGGGAAGTCCAACGTCAGCTGTTCTGTATTACTAATGTATAACATGGATGTGCCAAGGCAACGGCATACATTTTTAAAGGGTACATTAAGATATTTAATGTCTCGTGTTTCAGGAACACAATGTCATCTAAGGGACAGGAGTCGCCGGAGTCCTTCTACACCTATGATTTCTGTGACCCAACCCATCCCACGGAGGTTCTAGAAGCCCTCAGAGAATACTACACAGAAGGCTTGTTCACTGACATAGCGCTACAGTGCTCTACAGGGGAGCTCTTCCACTGCCATAAAGTGGCTCTATGCTCCCGTAGTTCCTACTTCAGAGCCATGTTCACAGCCGATATGAGAGAGAGGTCCCACAGTGTCATCAGACTAGCTGGGGTAGATGTGGAGGTGCTGACGACTCTGGTGGACTATGTGTACACCTCCAAGGTAGGCTACACCTCTGAGACCATTTATGAGTGACTGTCCATTATGTGAATGTAGTCGCCTAATATTAAAAAATGCTatgttttttaacctttatttaactagtcagttaaagaacaaattcttatttacaatgacggcctaccaaaaggctcATCTATGATTGCTTATGGCGTCTCAAAAGTCATTTAGTTATCATTAAAATGGTGTTTTTACTTTTACACATGTTGTGTCTATTGTTTTAATATTGACGTGGTCCCATGTAACTTTTTACTGCAGTGGGATAAATCAGGGGCGCACAGAGTGGTTCTTGgtcgtcttaaacaaatctacctGGAAACAATACAAGTATACACCTCaaacacatggttatgggtttaacaaaagaagacacctgtatcatgtcagatatagagttgaaatgtattacattttgatttTGCATccaaatattacactttatatacatcacagaagactgaaatttaacaaaactgtttgacatagaaacacaagATTTTTGtctgttaaataaaaaaatctttaTCAATGATGAAACATGagtaacattccacccatgaggccaaagaggacacttttggtcattgactgcaggaaagggctacataatacaaaagtatgtggacacatgctcgtccaacatctcattcccaaatccgggcattaatatggagttggttccccctttgctgctataacagcctccagtcttctgggaaggctttccactagatgttggaacattgctgcggggacttgcttccattcagatcattagtgaggtcgggcacggaTGTGGGGCGATTAAGCCCgactcgcagtcggcgttccaattcatcccaaaggggttcaatggggttgaggtcagggctctgcaggacagtcaagttttaccacactgatctcaacaaaccatttctgtatggacctcgctttgtgcacaggggcattgtcataatgaaacaggaaagggccttcccaaaactgttgccaaaaacacttggaagcacagaatcatctagaatgtcattgcatgctgtagcgttaagatttcccgcCACTGGAACTAAgcgcccgaaccatgaaaaacagccccagaccattattcctgcTCCACCAAAACAGTTGACACTGTGCATTGGGGCAGTCGGCGTTCTCTTGGCATCTGCcgaacccagattcgtccattggATTCGTCCATTCGTCCATTGGATTCGTCCATTCGTCCATTGGATTCGTCCATTCGTCCATTGGATTCGTCCATTGGATTCGTCCATTGGATTGCCaggtggtgaagcgtgattcatcactccagaaaacgtGTTTGCAAtgatccagagtccaatggtggcgagctttacaccactccagccgacgcttggcattgcacgtggtgatcttaggcttgctcTGCCATGAtgggaaacccatttcatgaactcccgacgaacagttcttgtgttgacattgcttccagaggcagtttggaactcggtagtgagtgttgcaactgaggacagattatttttacgagcttcagcactcggcggtccagttctatgagcttgtgtggcctaccactttgcggctgagccgttgttgctctgagacgtttacacttcacaataacaacacttacagttgcccggggcagaaatttgacaaactgacttgttggaaaggtggcatcctatgacggtgccacgttgaaaggcACTGAgcgcttcagtaaggccattctactgccaatgtttgtctatggagattgcatggctgtgtgctcgattttgtacacccgtcagcaatgggtgtggctgaaatagccgaatccactaatttgaaggggtgttcacatacttttatatgtatagtgtaggttatttactgcatcccaaatggcaccctattcccagaAAGTGCAATATGGACCCTAAGggtgctggtcaaaagtagtgcacagtagggtgctatttgggacacaactCTAAACTGTCTCCCTCCCAGGCCTCCATTACCCAGTGGAATGTAGAGTCTCTGCTGGAGGCTGCAGACCTGCTGCAGTTCGGAGCCGTGAAAACGGCCTGTGAGAACTTCCTGGTTCGTCTCCTCGACGTCGACAACTGTCTGGGCATGCTCCGTTTCGCCCAGCtccatgtgtgtctgtccctggaGAAGGAGGCACGCAGGGTGCTGCTCTGCCACTTCCACGAGGTAATGGTTCAGGTTTAGGTTTTGTCTTATTCCTACATCGTGGTACATACACAGAAACAAGCAACAAATATGATGtcattcaatatatatatatataaacactcaTCAGATATGTATTCTACTAAATCAATAGATGGGTTTATTAAATGTCTTTAGTGATTTGAGTGTGTCATTTTCTCAggtggtgagagaggaggagttcCAGGAGCTGGGGGTGGAGAAGGTGAGGAGCCTGCTGCAGGAGGAGAACCTGGCGGAGGTGTTGAAAGAGGCGGTGCTGGTGGAGGGGGTGGTGAGGTGGCTGGCCCACGATACTCTTGCCCGCAGGGGACACTTCCAGGAGCTTCTTCACTCCGCCCACTTAGACCTGAAGGAAGAGTACCTCAGGACCGCCTTGGAGCTTCATAGAGAGTGTCTGGAGACTGACACTGAAGACATCCACTCTCTATTTGTCCAAGCTCTGAAGGCTGCTTTTAATATCAATAAAAGCCCTTCGGAACACTGCAGAAGGGGCAGGAGACTGACC
It encodes:
- the LOC127919518 gene encoding kelch-like protein 23; this translates as MSSRNTMSSKGQESPESFYTYDFCDPTHPTEVLEALREYYTEGLFTDIALQCSTGELFHCHKVALCSRSSYFRAMFTADMRERSHSVIRLAGVDVEVLTTLVDYVYTSKASITQWNVESLLEAADLLQFGAVKTACENFLVRLLDVDNCLGMLRFAQLHVCLSLEKEARRVLLCHFHEVVREEEFQELGVEKVRSLLQEENLAEVLKEAVLVEGVVRWLAHDTLARRGHFQELLHSAHLDLKEEYLRTALELHRECLETDTEDIHSLFVQALKAAFNINKSPSEHCRRGRRLTSRMFVIGGYHWHPLSEVQTWDPVTDQWQQGEDMPDHTRESYGVTLLGSNIYFSGGYRTDTTEALDTVWVYSSDTDQWTQGQPMLTARYYHCSVGLHGCVYVIGGYRGGAPMGETEFYDPLKRKWIPVANMVQGVGNATACVLRDTIYVAGGHYGYKGSCTYDKIQTYRADVNEWSITTTCPHP